From the Desulfuromonas sp. genome, one window contains:
- a CDS encoding molecular chaperone DnaJ: protein MAYDDLLTALEIFDLNERATLDEIRKRHRKLVKEFHPDRGSDDQDKIRRINLAYEILREYCNNYRYSFTLEEYLQQNPEERIQRQFHDDPVWGGGNKKGGT from the coding sequence ATGGCATACGATGATTTATTAACCGCTCTGGAAATTTTCGATCTGAACGAACGTGCGACCCTCGACGAAATCCGCAAGCGCCACCGCAAGCTGGTCAAGGAATTTCATCCGGACCGCGGCAGTGATGACCAGGACAAGATCCGCCGCATCAATCTCGCCTACGAAATTCTGCGCGAATACTGCAATAATTATCGTTACAGTTTTACGCTCGAGGAGTACCTGCAACAAAATCCGGAAGAACGCATCCAGCGCCAGTTCCATGACGACCCGGTCTGGGGTGGCGGCAATAAAAAAGGCGGCACATAA
- a CDS encoding cytochrome C, with product MYHNKLNRPKRLFKLLPLLILLAACATGVMQEKTLTMPSIEGASYVGSEACADCHEDVSGAFASNVHGRLADFELNGWQKGCESCHGKASLHVNGDGDTAKILNPAKLDSAEAEAICVGCHTSGNLMDWTFGEHALANVTCTDCHDMHGEGTAKANLKKSDPELCFGCHQEQLAKANFPSHHPIKEGKMNCSDCHNPHGELQTEELAKDLCLDCHSRYQGPFVFEHAPVQEDCNICHDPHGTVANNLLQQNEPFLCMQCHEGHFHMTRIGSTDTTPQNDIMLDGEALGGFDIDSVYDATNKLDPDTTNGVEFTNPNGTQGFHKAFGTKCTVCHQVVHGSDYPSQAAPETGWPDAGKGLTR from the coding sequence ATGTACCACAACAAGTTAAACAGGCCAAAGCGGCTGTTCAAGCTCCTTCCCCTGCTGATTCTGCTCGCCGCATGTGCGACCGGAGTTATGCAGGAGAAGACGCTGACCATGCCGTCGATCGAAGGCGCAAGTTATGTCGGTAGCGAGGCCTGTGCCGACTGTCACGAAGACGTGAGTGGCGCCTTCGCAAGTAACGTGCATGGTCGTTTGGCCGATTTCGAGCTGAATGGCTGGCAAAAAGGCTGCGAATCCTGCCACGGTAAAGCAAGCCTGCATGTCAATGGCGATGGCGACACCGCCAAAATCCTCAACCCCGCCAAGCTTGATTCGGCGGAAGCCGAAGCAATCTGTGTCGGCTGCCATACCAGCGGCAACCTGATGGACTGGACCTTTGGTGAGCACGCCCTGGCCAACGTCACCTGCACCGACTGCCACGATATGCACGGTGAAGGGACTGCCAAGGCGAACCTCAAAAAGTCCGATCCCGAGCTATGTTTCGGCTGCCACCAGGAGCAACTGGCCAAAGCCAACTTCCCGTCGCACCACCCGATCAAGGAAGGGAAGATGAACTGCTCCGACTGCCACAACCCGCATGGGGAACTGCAGACCGAAGAGCTGGCCAAGGATCTCTGTCTTGATTGCCATTCCCGCTACCAGGGCCCGTTCGTTTTCGAGCACGCCCCGGTTCAGGAAGACTGCAACATCTGCCACGACCCGCACGGCACGGTAGCCAACAACCTGCTCCAGCAGAACGAGCCATTCCTCTGCATGCAGTGCCACGAAGGTCATTTTCACATGACCCGTATCGGCAGCACAGATACGACGCCACAAAATGACATTATGCTGGATGGTGAAGCTCTTGGAGGTTTTGATATTGACAGCGTTTATGACGCCACCAACAAGCTTGATCCTGACACTACGAATGGTGTTGAATTCACCAATCCGAACGGCACCCAGGGCTTCCATAAGGCTTTCGGCACCAAGTGTACCGTTTGCCACCAGGTGGTCCACGGCAGTGATTATCCGTCACAGGCCGCTCCGGAAACCGGATGGCCGGATGCCGGCAAGGGTCTGACCCGCTAA
- a CDS encoding HAD family hydrolase: MTNPFDTYLFDLDGTLVDSIPDLTTSVNLLREELGLPDITAVQVRSYVGDGVGLLVQRALPPQLFSQSARQRFVEIYTENLTRETFIYPGIIPFLESQKDKMMAVVTNKPQHLAEELLENLDLTRFFQCIVGAEDGLEKKPHPAMVNFAVKELGAVAGRSLMLGDHHVDLRAAKAAGVSSCFCAWGLGHEDGLTSEYRAERPSDLATLFPGNAS, encoded by the coding sequence ATGACAAACCCTTTTGACACATATCTGTTTGACCTTGACGGGACCCTGGTCGATTCGATTCCCGATCTGACCACCTCGGTCAACCTGCTGCGCGAGGAGCTCGGCCTGCCGGACATCACCGCCGTGCAGGTGCGTTCCTATGTCGGTGACGGGGTCGGTCTGCTCGTCCAGCGGGCCCTGCCGCCGCAGCTTTTTTCGCAATCGGCGCGCCAGCGTTTCGTCGAAATCTACACAGAAAACCTGACCCGCGAGACGTTTATTTACCCCGGCATCATCCCGTTTCTGGAATCACAGAAAGACAAGATGATGGCCGTCGTCACCAACAAACCGCAACACCTGGCCGAAGAGCTACTGGAGAATCTTGACCTGACCCGGTTCTTTCAATGCATCGTCGGTGCCGAAGACGGTCTGGAGAAAAAACCGCATCCCGCCATGGTCAATTTTGCCGTAAAGGAACTCGGAGCGGTGGCCGGCCGTTCCCTGATGCTGGGCGATCATCACGTCGATCTCAGGGCGGCAAAAGCCGCCGGCGTTTCCAGCTGTTTCTGCGCCTGGGGTCTCGGGCATGAAGATGGACTGACCAGTGAGTACCGGGCCGAAAGACCTTCCGATCTGGCCACCCTGTTTCCCGGGAATGCTTCATGA
- a CDS encoding YggS family pyridoxal phosphate-dependent enzyme encodes MNIKSNIAEIRKSIDTVCARCGRNPDAVRLVAVSKTKPAAMINEAAAAGQTLFGESYVQDFLDKADDVTADIEWHFIGGLQSNKVKYLCGKVAMIHSVDRLSLAREINKQWQKIDQPIDILIQVNIGKEESKSGTTADELTSLVRQVSELPMLRVRGLMTLPPWFEEPEQVRPYFRQLRELGETVEELNLPNVEMRELSMGMSHDYEVAIEEGATMIRIGTAIFGARD; translated from the coding sequence ATGAATATCAAATCCAATATCGCTGAAATCAGAAAATCGATCGACACCGTTTGCGCCCGTTGCGGCCGCAATCCGGACGCGGTCAGACTGGTCGCCGTCTCCAAAACCAAACCGGCGGCGATGATCAATGAAGCGGCGGCCGCCGGCCAGACCCTGTTCGGTGAAAGTTATGTCCAGGACTTTCTCGACAAGGCCGACGATGTGACCGCCGATATCGAATGGCATTTCATCGGTGGACTGCAGTCAAACAAGGTCAAGTACCTGTGCGGGAAGGTAGCGATGATCCACTCGGTCGATCGTCTTTCCCTGGCCAGAGAGATCAACAAGCAATGGCAGAAAATTGATCAGCCGATTGACATTCTGATCCAGGTCAACATCGGCAAAGAAGAGAGCAAGTCAGGAACGACGGCCGATGAGCTGACCAGTCTCGTCCGCCAGGTTTCCGAACTGCCGATGTTGCGGGTTCGTGGCCTGATGACCCTGCCGCCATGGTTCGAAGAACCCGAGCAGGTTCGCCCCTATTTCCGGCAGCTCAGGGAACTGGGCGAAACCGTCGAGGAGCTCAACCTGCCGAACGTTGAAATGCGCGAGCTTTCGATGGGGATGAGCCATGACTATGAAGTCGCAATCGAGGAAGGGGCGACCATGATCCGGATCGGCACCGCGATCTTCGGCGCCCGCGACTGA
- a CDS encoding septum formation inhibitor Maf, producing MSEKPQIVLASGSPRRKQMLENLGIEFTVIPSSAAEDEIPDETPEDHVVRLSIDKAKEVAERPDVPGRWFIGSDTIVLQEGRILGKPAGKEDAAAMLRSLSGSEHRVLSGYAIIDREQQEIVADAVSTMVRFRELTESEIAGYIASGEPMDKAGAYAIQGKGGVFVESIEGSYNNVVGMPLCQVIEVLKRMGAVRLFE from the coding sequence ATGTCAGAAAAACCACAAATCGTTCTCGCTTCCGGTTCACCGCGGCGCAAGCAGATGCTGGAAAACCTCGGCATCGAATTCACCGTTATCCCGAGTTCAGCCGCGGAAGATGAAATACCGGATGAAACCCCGGAAGATCATGTCGTCCGCCTCAGCATCGACAAGGCAAAAGAGGTCGCCGAGCGCCCGGATGTCCCCGGGCGCTGGTTCATCGGCAGCGACACCATCGTCCTGCAGGAAGGAAGAATACTCGGCAAACCGGCCGGCAAGGAAGACGCCGCTGCCATGCTCCGGTCGCTCTCCGGAAGCGAACACCGGGTTCTCTCCGGTTATGCGATCATAGATCGTGAACAACAGGAAATTGTTGCTGATGCCGTTTCGACCATGGTCCGCTTCCGCGAGTTGACAGAATCCGAAATAGCAGGTTACATTGCCTCCGGAGAACCGATGGACAAGGCTGGCGCCTACGCCATCCAGGGCAAAGGGGGTGTCTTCGTCGAATCGATAGAGGGGAGCTACAACAACGTTGTCGGCATGCCGCTCTGCCAGGTGATCGAGGTTCTGAAACGGATGGGAGCAGTCAGGCTTTTCGAATAA